The Macrococcoides canis genome has a window encoding:
- a CDS encoding MOSC domain-containing protein, whose amino-acid sequence MKVQAMFIGKPKQLGDAHAKDKMQQEWVSAINRDRVDGGFVDALGFNGDEVADKKHHGGVDKAVFCYPYAHYELWRRELHLDIDAGGFGENLCVTGMDESTVHLGDIFEIGDARLQVTQPRKPCWKPARKYGELELSRITEENGRTGWYFKVLVPGEIKEGDKIRLVERLHDAWPIARCNDVMHRSTDMSEVTEMSELPELAETWKVSLQKKLAGHIEDSSRRIYGPNV is encoded by the coding sequence ATGAAGGTTCAAGCGATGTTTATTGGTAAGCCGAAGCAACTTGGGGATGCGCATGCGAAGGATAAGATGCAGCAGGAATGGGTGTCGGCGATTAATCGTGATCGTGTTGATGGTGGTTTTGTTGATGCGCTTGGTTTTAATGGTGATGAGGTTGCGGATAAGAAGCATCATGGTGGTGTGGATAAGGCTGTGTTCTGTTATCCTTATGCGCATTATGAACTGTGGCGTCGTGAGTTGCATTTAGACATCGATGCTGGTGGGTTTGGTGAGAATTTGTGTGTGACTGGCATGGACGAGTCGACGGTGCATCTTGGTGATATATTCGAAATTGGTGATGCGAGATTGCAAGTGACACAACCCCGTAAACCGTGCTGGAAGCCTGCTCGTAAGTATGGTGAGCTGGAGTTATCTCGCATTACGGAAGAGAATGGTCGTACGGGCTGGTACTTCAAAGTGTTAGTGCCTGGTGAGATTAAAGAAGGTGACAAGATTCGTCTAGTCGAGCGATTGCATGACGCATGGCCGATTGCGCGTTGTAACGATGTAATGCATCGAAGTACGGATATGAGCGAAGTAACGGAGATGTCTGAACTCCCTGAGCTTGCTGAAACGTGGAAAGTGTCATTACAGAAGAAGCTAGCAGGTCATATTGAAGATAGTTCGCGAAGAATCTATGGACCGAATGTATAG
- a CDS encoding ABC transporter ATP-binding protein: MKSFFDYYKPYKGLFMLDFGSAVFVGVLELIFPLMTSLFIDKLLPSKDWPNIVFGAVGLFLVFGFVTVLKFIVTYWGHKLGTNIERDIRNELYQHMQRLNFGFFDRNKTGKLMGRLTNDLMDIGELAHHGPEEVFVAVMTVIGALIIMLTIDVKLALITFCIVPLIFALTLYFNRKMTTQFRRLFGNVSAFNDVIGETIGGIRLVQAFTNERYENERFKATNEDFRRTKLKAYNYMSWNTSIGYISQKFTLIIVLILGCYFVLQNMMSYGEFVAFIMITDILFKPLQSINLIIELFPKGIAGFSNFKEIMATEPTVKDRAHAVSFAQVPEEIVYDHVTFKYGEQTILDDLSFSIQRGEHIALVGPSGGGKTSICSLLPRFYDPSHGEITLNGQNIKDYTLASLRKQIGIVQQDVFLFSGTLKENIAYGNLDATDEEIMWAVEQAQLKSFVDTLPEGIHTIVGERGTKLSGGQKQRVSIARMFLKNPPIIILDEATSALDVETENRIQAAFKRLSEGRTTLTIAHRLSTIRDVDRILFIENGRIVESGSHDELIAQQGKYYRLQQAQYAQVMS, translated from the coding sequence ATGAAATCATTTTTTGATTATTACAAGCCGTATAAAGGTTTGTTTATGTTAGATTTTGGTTCAGCTGTTTTTGTCGGGGTACTGGAACTTATCTTTCCGTTAATGACGAGTTTGTTTATTGATAAGCTGTTACCGTCAAAAGACTGGCCGAATATCGTGTTTGGTGCGGTCGGTCTATTTTTAGTATTCGGGTTTGTCACGGTTCTTAAATTTATCGTGACTTACTGGGGGCATAAGCTCGGTACTAATATTGAGCGTGATATTCGTAATGAACTGTATCAGCATATGCAGCGTCTGAATTTCGGATTCTTTGATCGCAATAAGACAGGGAAGCTCATGGGTCGGCTGACGAATGATCTGATGGATATTGGTGAACTTGCGCATCACGGTCCTGAAGAGGTGTTTGTTGCTGTAATGACGGTAATTGGCGCGCTGATTATTATGCTCACGATTGATGTGAAGCTTGCGTTAATCACGTTCTGTATCGTGCCGCTTATATTCGCGTTAACGTTATACTTTAACCGTAAGATGACGACGCAGTTCCGCAGACTGTTTGGTAATGTATCTGCGTTTAACGATGTCATCGGTGAGACGATCGGTGGTATTCGTCTCGTTCAGGCATTCACGAATGAGCGTTATGAGAACGAGCGTTTTAAAGCGACGAATGAAGACTTCAGACGTACGAAATTAAAGGCATATAATTACATGTCATGGAATACATCGATTGGTTATATCTCACAGAAGTTTACGTTGATTATTGTACTAATATTAGGCTGTTACTTCGTATTACAGAACATGATGAGCTATGGAGAGTTTGTTGCGTTCATTATGATTACAGATATATTATTCAAGCCGTTACAGTCGATTAACTTGATTATCGAACTCTTCCCGAAAGGTATTGCCGGCTTTAGCAACTTCAAAGAAATTATGGCGACAGAACCTACTGTTAAAGATAGAGCTCATGCTGTAAGCTTTGCGCAAGTACCGGAAGAGATTGTGTATGACCATGTGACGTTCAAGTACGGCGAACAGACGATTCTTGACGATCTATCATTTTCAATTCAGCGCGGAGAACATATCGCACTTGTCGGGCCGAGTGGTGGCGGCAAGACGTCAATCTGTTCATTGCTGCCTAGGTTCTACGATCCATCACACGGCGAGATTACTTTGAATGGACAGAATATTAAAGACTATACATTAGCATCTCTGCGTAAACAGATTGGCATCGTGCAGCAAGATGTATTTCTATTTAGCGGTACGTTAAAAGAGAATATCGCGTATGGAAATTTAGATGCGACTGATGAAGAAATCATGTGGGCAGTGGAACAAGCGCAGCTGAAATCGTTTGTTGATACACTGCCAGAAGGAATCCACACGATTGTAGGAGAGCGCGGAACGAAGTTATCAGGTGGACAGAAGCAGCGTGTTTCTATTGCGCGTATGTTCTTGAAGAACCCACCGATTATTATACTGGACGAGGCGACAAGTGCACTCGACGTTGAAACAGAGAATCGTATACAGGCAGCATTTAAACGATTATCAGAAGGGCGTACAACACTGACGATTGCCCACCGTCTATCAACGATAAGAGATGTGGACCGAATCCTTTTCATAGAGAACGGGCGTATCGTTGAAAGTGGCAGTCACGACGAGCTCATCGCACAACAAGGTAAATATTATCGATTACAGCAGGCACAATATGCACAAGTCATGTCTTAA
- a CDS encoding type I restriction endonuclease subunit R — MSLYNESYLEEACFEWLEEIGYEVVSGPDIAPDGQFPERASYRDVVLEGRLSDALVRINPGVSLSVIDEAVQRIIANTSPNIVVNNRDFHRLITDGVDVQTMSDDGVNPTVKVYIFDNENVQKNDFAAVSQFTIIQDNVNKRPDVILFVNGLPLVVIELKNTSNEDVSISSAYHQLQTYKDKISSLFRFNEMMIISDGVNARVGSLTANEERFMKWRTVDGQNKAEQNVMELEVMIKGMLTPERLLDIVKHFVLFQTDGEQVYKILAAYHQYFAVNKAVEKAKIASQSDGDKKIGVVWHTQGSGKSLSMVFYAAKLVKELNNPTIVVLTDRNDLDGQLYDTFSKSQEILRNSPKQAESSDHLRELLNVEAGGIVFSTLQKFSPDADGKMPALTERDNVIVMADEAHRSQYGFGAHLSRAKDSEGEVKYGFAKYVRDALPNASFVGFTGTPVEMTDKNTPAVFGDYIDIYDMTQAVEDGATVKIYYESRIIPLVLPEDINIDDDYEDITEDQEDTMKDKLKSKWSRIEAVAGSGSRLEKLAQDMVTHFEERLEGMDGKAMAVVMSRRIAVNLYNEIIKLRPEWHSEDDDKGVIKVVMTGSSSDPKEMQPFVKSKKVRKLYERRMKDVEDPLKIVIVRDMWLTGFDVPSMHTMYVDKPMQGHNLMQAIARVNRVFKDKPGGLIVDYIGIADNLKEALKQYTDKDKGNTGINTEIVADLMMEKYQLVKEMLHGHDYSGFNSEKASIRMQTLINTMDYVIGLGESEKKRYLNTVTELAKAYALCATTEEAQAINDEIAFFKAVKATILKRLGKGSGRKTGDQLDYELNQLISKSVISEDVIDIYKELGIDNPELSILSDKFLEDVQALPQKNLAIALLDRLLAGKVKSIERVNLIQARKFSEMLNDSLIRYNKRTIETSKVIEELIILAKEMDAAHKRGEHTGMIREEVAFYDALASHETAEQVLGDEVLKAIAHELTKSIKDNMSIDWNLRENARAKMRVSVKKLLKKYGYPPDLQKMAIDTVIEQAELMAEQISWEL; from the coding sequence TTGAGCTTGTATAATGAGTCTTATTTAGAAGAAGCTTGTTTTGAGTGGCTAGAGGAGATTGGTTATGAGGTTGTGAGTGGTCCTGATATTGCGCCGGATGGTCAGTTTCCAGAGCGTGCTTCGTATCGTGATGTGGTGCTTGAGGGGCGTCTTAGTGATGCATTGGTGAGGATTAATCCTGGAGTAAGTTTAAGTGTCATTGATGAAGCGGTTCAGCGTATTATAGCGAATACTTCACCGAATATTGTCGTGAATAATCGTGATTTCCATCGTTTGATTACTGATGGTGTTGATGTTCAGACAATGAGTGATGATGGTGTGAATCCAACGGTTAAGGTATATATCTTTGATAATGAGAATGTACAGAAAAATGACTTTGCAGCTGTAAGTCAGTTCACAATTATCCAGGATAATGTCAATAAACGTCCGGACGTAATTCTATTTGTGAATGGTCTGCCACTTGTGGTGATTGAACTGAAGAATACTTCAAATGAAGATGTGTCGATTTCTAGTGCGTATCATCAGTTGCAAACGTATAAGGACAAGATTTCAAGTTTGTTTAGATTTAATGAAATGATGATTATTAGTGATGGTGTGAATGCACGTGTGGGTTCTCTAACTGCTAATGAAGAGCGTTTTATGAAATGGCGTACGGTGGATGGTCAGAATAAAGCTGAACAGAATGTCATGGAACTGGAAGTCATGATTAAGGGAATGCTGACTCCTGAACGTTTACTAGATATCGTAAAGCATTTTGTTCTATTCCAGACTGATGGTGAGCAAGTGTATAAGATACTTGCAGCGTATCATCAATACTTCGCGGTGAATAAGGCTGTAGAGAAAGCAAAGATAGCAAGTCAGTCTGATGGTGATAAGAAGATAGGTGTTGTATGGCATACTCAAGGTTCAGGTAAGAGTCTGTCTATGGTCTTCTATGCAGCTAAGCTCGTTAAGGAACTGAACAATCCTACGATCGTGGTGCTTACGGATCGTAATGATCTAGATGGACAACTTTATGATACATTCAGTAAATCACAAGAGATACTCAGAAATTCACCGAAGCAGGCAGAATCGAGTGACCACTTAAGAGAGCTGCTTAATGTGGAAGCGGGAGGCATTGTCTTCTCTACATTGCAGAAGTTTTCTCCTGATGCAGATGGTAAGATGCCTGCATTAACAGAACGCGACAATGTTATCGTAATGGCGGATGAAGCGCATCGTTCACAGTATGGATTTGGTGCGCACCTATCACGTGCTAAAGACTCAGAGGGTGAAGTTAAATATGGATTTGCGAAGTATGTACGAGATGCATTACCTAATGCTTCATTCGTTGGATTTACTGGAACGCCAGTTGAAATGACAGATAAGAATACACCGGCAGTGTTTGGTGATTATATTGATATCTACGATATGACTCAAGCTGTAGAAGATGGTGCGACTGTTAAGATTTATTATGAATCACGTATTATACCACTTGTATTACCTGAAGATATTAATATTGATGATGATTATGAAGATATTACAGAAGACCAGGAAGATACGATGAAAGATAAACTTAAGTCTAAATGGTCGAGAATAGAAGCCGTTGCAGGTTCAGGTTCACGTCTTGAAAAACTTGCGCAAGACATGGTGACGCACTTCGAAGAGCGTTTAGAAGGTATGGACGGTAAGGCAATGGCTGTTGTCATGAGTCGTCGTATTGCTGTAAATCTCTATAACGAAATTATTAAACTAAGACCAGAATGGCATTCAGAAGATGATGATAAAGGAGTCATTAAAGTCGTTATGACAGGTTCATCTAGTGACCCAAAAGAGATGCAGCCGTTCGTTAAGTCTAAGAAAGTTCGTAAACTATATGAGCGCCGAATGAAAGACGTTGAAGATCCATTAAAGATTGTTATCGTACGTGATATGTGGCTTACTGGTTTCGACGTTCCTTCAATGCATACGATGTATGTCGATAAACCAATGCAAGGTCATAACTTGATGCAGGCAATCGCACGTGTTAATCGAGTATTCAAAGATAAACCAGGTGGATTAATTGTTGATTATATTGGTATAGCGGACAATTTGAAAGAAGCACTTAAACAGTATACCGACAAAGACAAAGGAAATACAGGAATTAATACAGAAATTGTAGCTGATTTAATGATGGAGAAGTATCAGCTTGTTAAAGAGATGCTTCATGGACACGATTACTCTGGATTTAATTCTGAAAAAGCGTCTATAAGAATGCAGACTCTGATTAACACAATGGACTATGTTATTGGATTAGGTGAAAGTGAGAAGAAGCGTTACTTGAACACGGTAACTGAACTTGCGAAAGCTTATGCATTATGTGCAACAACTGAAGAAGCACAAGCAATTAATGATGAAATTGCGTTCTTTAAAGCAGTTAAAGCTACAATTTTGAAGCGATTAGGAAAAGGTTCAGGTAGAAAAACAGGGGATCAACTTGATTATGAATTAAATCAGCTGATTTCTAAGTCAGTTATATCGGAAGATGTGATAGATATCTACAAAGAACTTGGTATCGATAATCCAGAGCTTTCAATTCTGTCTGACAAGTTCTTGGAAGATGTTCAGGCACTTCCTCAAAAGAATTTAGCAATAGCATTACTAGATAGATTACTTGCAGGAAAAGTAAAGAGTATTGAACGTGTGAATTTAATACAGGCACGTAAATTCTCAGAGATGTTGAATGATTCACTCATTCGTTATAACAAACGTACAATCGAAACATCAAAAGTAATAGAAGAACTTATTATCTTGGCGAAAGAGATGGATGCTGCACATAAACGCGGGGAACATACAGGCATGATTCGTGAAGAAGTAGCATTCTATGATGCACTTGCATCACATGAAACAGCAGAACAAGTTCTAGGTGATGAAGTACTAAAAGCAATCGCTCATGAATTAACGAAATCCATAAAAGATAATATGAGTATCGACTGGAACTTACGTGAAAATGCGCGTGCGAAAATGCGCGTGTCAGTAAAAAAGTTGCTTAAGAAATACGGATATCCACCAGACCTTCAGAAAATGGCGATTGATACAGTCATTGAGCAAGCGGAATTGATGGCAGAACAAATAAGTTGGGAGTTATGA
- a CDS encoding Eco57I restriction-modification methylase domain-containing protein, giving the protein MKQNGQVFTPDHYLYILLDTISYEGKHILGKVFMENSCGDGRILCEAVKRYIKTAIKEGFSKTQIIHDLENNFIGYELDKVAYNKCLRNLNSIVREFDLKTINWNIKQEDFLLSEIRIKIDYIVGNPPYIMYKNLSEKNRIYLKNNFESCQKGQFDYCYAFIEKSIEILNDNSGNMSYLIPSSIFKNKFGKNLRSIMLPFLKNIYDYKDIKVFPKNSVSTSIVEIQKSIKRDKLNYYDIKNNKMITIIKESLNNNKWIFSDNLPSEKDYIKLSDICKISNSVATLLNRVFIIKDYVDIDENYVSIDGMYIEKKLLRDAYSARSIKYNLNEKIIFPYDYTEKGLSRYNDHDFHSTFPFGYKYLMKWRNELDNRNIDQNSKWYEYGRSQALQFINKPKLLLSSVITNEIHVYKLSKEAVPYSGFYIVPNEPFNIEDIEMIIKSPEFFDYITTRGISVNGSSLRFSVNDFRSFPLHLLKDNSKIKLENYF; this is encoded by the coding sequence ATGAAACAAAACGGACAAGTATTTACTCCTGATCATTATTTGTATATATTATTAGATACTATTTCATATGAGGGGAAACATATCTTAGGTAAAGTCTTTATGGAAAACTCATGTGGTGATGGAAGAATCTTATGTGAAGCAGTGAAACGGTATATAAAAACTGCAATAAAAGAAGGTTTCAGTAAAACACAGATAATACATGATTTAGAAAATAATTTTATTGGTTATGAATTAGATAAAGTAGCCTACAATAAATGTTTGAGAAATTTGAATAGCATTGTAAGAGAATTTGACCTAAAAACTATTAATTGGAATATTAAACAAGAAGATTTTCTATTAAGTGAAATAAGAATAAAAATTGATTATATAGTTGGAAATCCACCTTATATAATGTATAAAAATTTAAGTGAGAAAAATAGGATATATTTGAAAAATAATTTTGAATCTTGCCAAAAAGGACAGTTTGATTATTGTTATGCTTTTATTGAAAAAAGTATTGAAATATTGAATGACAATTCAGGTAATATGAGTTATTTGATTCCATCAAGTATATTTAAAAATAAATTTGGAAAAAATTTAAGATCTATAATGTTACCTTTTTTAAAAAATATTTATGATTATAAGGATATAAAAGTATTTCCTAAAAATTCAGTCTCAACCTCTATTGTAGAAATTCAAAAGTCAATTAAAAGAGACAAGCTCAATTATTATGACATAAAAAATAATAAAATGATTACTATTATAAAAGAAAGTTTAAATAATAATAAGTGGATATTTTCTGATAATTTACCAAGTGAAAAAGATTATATAAAACTGTCTGATATTTGCAAAATTTCAAATAGTGTGGCCACATTGTTAAATAGAGTATTTATAATAAAAGATTACGTAGATATTGATGAAAACTATGTTTCAATCGACGGAATGTATATAGAAAAAAAATTATTACGTGATGCGTACAGTGCTAGAAGCATTAAGTATAATTTAAATGAAAAAATCATATTTCCTTATGATTATACTGAAAAAGGACTTTCCAGATATAATGATCATGATTTTCATAGTACATTTCCATTTGGCTATAAGTATTTAATGAAGTGGAGAAATGAATTGGATAACCGCAATATCGATCAAAATAGTAAATGGTATGAGTACGGAAGATCGCAAGCATTACAATTTATTAATAAACCTAAACTACTATTATCTTCAGTTATAACAAATGAAATTCATGTATATAAATTATCTAAAGAAGCTGTTCCATACTCTGGGTTTTATATAGTACCTAATGAACCTTTCAATATAGAAGATATAGAAATGATTATAAAAAGTCCTGAATTTTTTGATTATATTACAACTAGAGGAATAAGCGTGAATGGTAGTTCCTTAAGGTTTTCGGTTAACGATTTCAGAAGTTTTCCATTACATCTTTTAAAAGATAACTCAAAGATAAAATTAGAAAATTACTTTTAA
- a CDS encoding sensor histidine kinase, which produces MNKEQLHYKVADKVIAELLGRQNFSAKESAVLEVVKNAYDAGANRLEIHFLNNSPSSILFIDDGEGMNKFEIESSWMLVGESNKGYTNKRTDRVYAGSKGIGRFALARLGEEVYLKTRKDNQVPIVWETDWKNSYVSEISNTLINKGTTIEVRKLRDRWNRKSIKNLQAYLSRTYNDDTMQIIIYYNGEQFYVKTNWNDYKIGETHTSYISLSYDSNTFKLSINIINDEFKSSVENIYDKHNINQYTIEIDVIDHLMKDVSVLLLNEVDNLNENDIKDEVKLIFGEVGNFFANLYFNLSSGTLRDKELYEYKYNRTKPKNNLDIILYRNAFSVDSFDGSNDWLELSKRAQKSPAAASHSTGNWRVRSNQLSGYVTIDKNENSFIEDLSNRQGIVKNIHFKIFKLIMLLGISQFERYRQSIIRGILEHKKNNEIKIDTNVDVKKILNNIKSNIDNSDNTIIKNIEMVIQQVEQREKENERIKEEKKEIEKKARYESQLLNVLATSQLKVNALGHEIKNNQNNIAHAPKDLEDAIKEHMDWEELEDDSIPKFKNIPKIIHELKNNTKTILNLTNTILEEMEKERFISKNYTLKELMEEITEKWKLQYNWIDIQLDANEEDIKISYDNFMVIFDNLILNSIQQNEDYSALIIKIKFEKEDLRLNFSYEDNGKGLHEKYKKDPMMILEVHESTRLKGHGLGMWMVNNTINQLNGKIENINGENKFFLQGYIKVGK; this is translated from the coding sequence ATGAATAAAGAACAATTACATTATAAAGTAGCAGATAAGGTAATAGCAGAATTGTTAGGTAGGCAAAATTTTTCCGCAAAAGAATCAGCAGTTTTAGAAGTTGTTAAAAATGCGTATGATGCTGGAGCAAATAGGCTGGAAATCCATTTTTTGAATAATAGTCCATCATCTATATTATTTATAGATGATGGAGAGGGAATGAATAAGTTTGAAATAGAATCTTCATGGATGCTGGTAGGTGAGAGTAATAAAGGATACACAAATAAGAGAACTGATAGAGTATATGCAGGCTCAAAAGGTATTGGGAGATTTGCTTTAGCAAGGCTAGGTGAAGAGGTATATTTAAAAACACGTAAGGATAATCAAGTTCCGATTGTATGGGAAACAGACTGGAAAAACTCTTATGTTTCAGAAATTAGCAACACTTTAATAAATAAAGGTACTACTATAGAGGTTCGTAAACTTAGAGATAGATGGAACCGTAAGTCTATTAAAAATTTACAAGCTTATTTATCAAGAACGTATAATGATGATACAATGCAAATTATTATATACTATAATGGAGAACAATTTTATGTGAAAACTAATTGGAATGACTATAAAATTGGAGAAACGCATACTTCATATATTTCATTGTCGTATGATTCTAATACGTTTAAATTATCAATAAATATAATAAATGATGAGTTTAAAAGTAGTGTGGAAAATATCTATGATAAACATAATATTAATCAGTATACAATTGAGATAGATGTAATTGATCATCTGATGAAAGATGTTAGTGTTCTCTTATTAAATGAAGTTGATAATTTAAATGAAAATGATATTAAAGATGAAGTGAAATTAATTTTTGGAGAAGTTGGGAATTTCTTTGCTAACCTATATTTTAATTTGTCAAGTGGAACATTAAGGGATAAAGAGTTATATGAATATAAATACAATAGAACTAAACCAAAGAATAATTTAGATATTATATTATACAGAAATGCATTTAGTGTCGATTCATTTGATGGAAGTAATGATTGGTTAGAACTTTCTAAGCGTGCTCAAAAGTCACCAGCAGCTGCATCACATTCAACAGGTAACTGGAGAGTCAGAAGTAATCAATTATCAGGATATGTGACAATAGATAAGAATGAAAATTCTTTTATTGAAGATTTGTCTAATAGGCAAGGGATTGTAAAGAATATACATTTTAAAATATTTAAATTAATTATGCTATTAGGAATTAGTCAATTCGAAAGATATCGACAATCTATAATTAGAGGTATTTTAGAACATAAGAAAAATAATGAAATTAAAATTGACACAAATGTAGATGTAAAAAAAATCCTTAATAATATAAAGTCAAATATTGATAACTCCGATAATACAATTATTAAAAATATTGAAATGGTAATTCAACAAGTTGAACAACGAGAAAAGGAAAATGAAAGGATAAAAGAAGAGAAGAAAGAAATTGAAAAAAAAGCCAGATATGAATCACAATTATTAAACGTATTAGCCACTTCTCAATTAAAAGTGAATGCATTAGGGCATGAAATAAAAAATAATCAAAATAATATAGCTCATGCTCCAAAGGATTTAGAAGATGCTATAAAAGAACATATGGATTGGGAAGAATTAGAAGATGATTCAATCCCTAAATTTAAGAATATTCCTAAAATTATACATGAATTAAAAAATAATACTAAAACTATTTTGAATCTGACAAATACAATATTAGAAGAAATGGAAAAAGAAAGGTTTATCTCAAAGAATTATACACTAAAAGAATTGATGGAAGAAATTACCGAGAAATGGAAGTTACAATATAATTGGATAGATATTCAATTAGATGCAAATGAAGAGGACATAAAAATTTCATATGATAATTTTATGGTAATTTTTGATAATCTTATTTTAAACAGTATTCAACAAAATGAAGATTATAGTGCTTTAATTATTAAAATAAAATTTGAAAAAGAAGATTTACGACTTAATTTTTCTTATGAAGATAACGGTAAAGGGTTACATGAAAAATATAAAAAAGATCCCATGATGATATTAGAGGTTCATGAAAGTACTAGATTAAAAGGACATGGATTAGGGATGTGGATGGTTAATAATACCATTAATCAATTAAATGGAAAAATAGAGAATATCAATGGAGAAAATAAATTTTTCTTACAAGGTTATATAAAGGTGGGGAAATAA
- a CDS encoding HNH endonuclease, which yields MGYRQCSYENLTYENLKSQKEELAKLIDERVRKKEKKGLHFSKINSKKSPYYEKFKNIYFNKCAYCGISIVINSISLFEIDHFVNKTKLICPDNSNVDSINNLVFSCRKCNQAKSDFDTTEIHDLLHPDNGNLALIFKRGKYYEIDIEENYKTNKIVNEFYKKLEFDNRFRKLDYLLTNVYYIKENIDLKYENNLRKSINDLYIRMIEIRNNTVI from the coding sequence ATGGGATATAGACAATGTTCATATGAAAATTTGACATATGAAAATTTGAAAAGTCAAAAAGAAGAATTGGCAAAGTTAATAGATGAACGTGTTAGAAAAAAAGAGAAAAAGGGGCTACATTTTTCTAAGATAAATTCAAAAAAAAGCCCTTATTATGAAAAATTTAAGAATATTTATTTTAATAAGTGTGCATATTGTGGAATAAGTATAGTTATTAACTCGATATCTTTGTTTGAAATTGATCACTTTGTAAATAAAACAAAGTTAATCTGTCCTGACAATAGTAATGTTGATAGTATTAATAATTTAGTGTTTTCATGTAGAAAGTGTAATCAGGCAAAGAGTGATTTTGATACTACAGAAATTCATGATTTATTACACCCTGATAATGGAAATCTTGCATTGATATTTAAAAGGGGAAAGTATTATGAAATTGATATAGAAGAGAATTATAAAACAAATAAAATAGTCAATGAATTTTATAAGAAATTGGAATTTGATAATAGATTTAGAAAATTAGACTATCTATTAACAAATGTTTATTATATAAAAGAAAATATTGATTTAAAATATGAAAATAATTTAAGGAAATCAATTAATGATTTATATATACGAATGATAGAAATTAGGAACAATACGGTTATTTAA